The sequence TGATACTGACTGTGTTCAGAGACCCTGATACTGACTGTGTTCAGAGACCCTGATCCTGACTGTGTTCAGAGACCCTGATACTGACTGTGTTCAGAGACTCTGATACTGACTGTGTTCAGAGACCCTGACACTGACTGTGTTCAGAGACCCTGATACTGACTGTGTTCAGAGACCCTGATCCTGACTGTGTTCAGAGACCCTGACACTGACTGTGTTCAGAGACCCTGACACTGACTGTGTTCAGAGACTCTGATACTGACTGTGTTCAGAGACCCTGATCCTGACTGTGTTAGGAGGTTTAGATGTTCTGGATGGATATGATCTAGATATTATACTTTTACCTGTAAAGTTTGCACATGAGAGAAGAGTCACATTTTTTATGATTACATGattatttaaatattcaaatagaACATTTATCTGCACAGTCTGAAGCTTATCTCAGTTTTCTAGAAGTAAACtgaagacttacctttttaatctgcctTTAAACTTGGAGTAAATTCCTGTCAGCCGTGGACTGCATTATCACCACCATGACCGTCTTTGTTTtacaatcattttttaaattttattttgatatgactttatttttctggtatttatctgattttgtttatttaattgtattctttcttatttgattatattgtatttactgttaccttattttattttactctttattattatattatatttgtgtggtatttatctgaatttattgtatttttttctattcttatttgatattttatttgatgtaactttattttatttgagtctTTCTTCTTATattatattctaattttttatttatttttcgggtatttattttattctttattattttatttttctggtattgagctgattttattttattctttcttattgttttatattagattttctattttatttttctgactttatttattattttatgaaatATAAGAACCACCTTAAACAATCGTCCCGTGTTTGTTGTAGTTTAAGTTCTTGTTGGATCAGTGCCTTCTGCAGTCATCTTAAAACTCCACACCTGAATCTCCCTCAGGTTCATATTTGAATACACTTCATACCTGAGCTTGTGAGAGTCTAGTTCCTGTGAGTGTCTGTCTGTCATCATTACATTCAGCGTGTCTATTTGTGCTCCACCAGCATGACACGAGTGACGCTGACAGGAAGTGACActgacagaaatacagaaacagaACATGGTGCAAGCCCGAGGCCAGGACCCTGTtgtacagtttgttgttgttcgGTCACAAGAATAACAAAcataataaactttataaagAATAACTTTATTCACGTCAGACCTttttaaccggatgttttcatttggttttggtgaaacctgacttcctgtcccgctccatctgctctgttgagattgatgcgtcgtgctccggcatccggcacaaatagaagtcttgtgtatctgatccggaggactccgacctgccggatcagatacgcagccggaacacaacagagcggatccagtggaagttaacacattgactagaatggaaacctatcagacctggtgctgagacggatcagagacgcattGGTTAATGTGATTTCTGCGTGTTCATAATCTGCAGACTGTTACTCTCTTTTAGATTCTGGATCTCAAAGGGAAATCTCCTCATAAAGTGATTTTAGGGAGACACCTCTaactgtgacacctgtgtgtgtgtgtgtttgtgtgtgtgcaggtaactATCGCACTCAGCTGtatgacaaacagagagaggagtacCTGCCGGCCACGCAGGGTCTGGGTATGTTCGTGGAGGTCAGAGATCCTGACGACAAGGTGAGGACCTTAAACGTCCTATGATCGTTGTCGTCGCCATCAGTGTGTAACaggtgtgtgttctctgtgtgtcctgCAGGTGATTCTGTCTCGGCAGTACGGCTCTGAAGGAAGGTTCACcttcacctcacacacacctggagaGCATCAGATCTGCCTGCACTCCAACTCCTCCAAGTTCTCGCTGTTCGCTGGAGGCATGCTGGTGAGGAGACGCTTCACGACGCGCCGCAGTGTCTTTGTTTATGCTTTAGTCCAGGCGTGGAGACATCCGTTAGCGTGTTACAAAGTTAAATACCTCCCTTCTTTTCCGCCTTGTCTTCATGAACACGCCTGTTGTGTTGCAGAGAGTTCACCTGGACATCCAGGTCGGCGAACACGCCAACAACTACGCTGAGATCGCTGCCAAAGACAAGCTGACGGAGCTGCAGCTGAGGGTGAGGCAGCTGGTGGAGCAGGTGGACCAGATCCAGAAGGAGCAGAACTACCAGAGGGTGGGTCCATGTTTTTACACACGTTAACCTGCAGCACAGTTAACGTCCGCAGTAGCTGAGCGCCCCCTtctgtccgtctctctctctcctcccttcagTATCGAGAGGAGCGTTTCCGTCAGACGAGCGAGAGCACCAACCAGCGGGTCCTCTGGTGGTCCATCGTGCAGACCCTGATCCTCGTGGCCATCGGTATCTGGCAGATGAGACACCTGAAGAGCTTCTTCGAGGCTAAGAAGCTGGTGTAaacctgagagtgtgtgtgtttgatagtGTATGCttggtcgtgtgtgtgtgtgtgagagagagagagagagagagtgtgtgtgttttgtctacTGAGCGATGCAGTACtgagcggcggcggcggcggtcGCTGCTGTGGAAGGAGACGTGATGCAGACGGACCCAGCTGCAGATCCGGCTTCAAACATCCTGATgattctttctgttttcttatcGTCCCTGATCGTAACGACCTCTCCGCCTCGCAGGAGACCGTCGGGGAAATGTGACGACTCTATTTATTTCACACATTCAGTAGATCTCAGTCTGCTCTGTCGACGTTCTGCGGTCGGCATGTTCAGATAACGTCGTGTTATcgatgtgtgtttatattcattTGACCTGTTTGCTTCCGTCTGACTCACTGTGACGAGGACATGATTTGTTACTGGCCGCTGGAGATGTGCAGAGTCCATTATGAAgaagctgttggaggacaggacgGATTTCAAAGCTCCAGATGTTAGAGGAAAGTAGAAGAGCGTGATCgtaaagctctctctctgtaacgTAGAATAtcaacctgagcctgtcagggacacaAACAAGACCTGTTAGTGGATCCATCGAGGAttacctgctgcaggatgaagacTTCTAAAGgagcagtttgaacacatttAAGACCGCAGGATATTTAAATTCAGTGTCGGAGCTCCTCTTCGTGCCAACGGCGTCCAAACCTTCAAAGCACATACGTTCAGTTTTGACCCTCAGGTGTTGCAGGGATGCGTATGAATGCGGTCGCATGAATACTTACACGAAAGTATAATCTCTTGATGAGATATTAAACATCTAAGAGGTGAAACGTGACGTTATCTTTGGCCCTGTTTGTATTCGTGTAAATGCGTCTCCACGTTTGTTCTGTTTCCTGTGAATTCAAATCAAACGAGACAGTTTGCTGTGTTTAACCGCGAGCGAGTGAATCCACATACTGTGTCCCAAACTGAGCGAATGTCTCTGTCCACCTCGTCTGACTCGCTGGTTTACTCTGAGAGAATATTTTTAATCCTGTGGCTCCGCTTAGACGCCGccatcctcttctctttttttaaatccaacgTTCTGCATCGTCCTCAGGAGACTTCTGGTTTCTGAAATTGTTTGTGAACgtcctgtttttgttgttgttggttttaaCATCAAATGAGCTCCTTCAGTTTTCTCGGACCCTGCCGAAGATTCCTCTGCTCTCAGGTGTCGGATGTCGAGTTGTTTGACGCTCCAAAAGAAGTCGCCTGTACAAAAAGTTCAGTTAAAGCTAAATGAAAGCTTTCCCTGTATGATTTCTACCTTAATATATATCATTAAAACTGCCCCTCCCCCAAAGAGACGTATGACCACACCCCCAAAAAAGGAGATGTATAGCCACACCCCCAAAAAAGATGTATGGCCACACCCCCAAAAAAGGAGATGTATGGCCacaccccccaaaaaaggagATGTATGGCCACACCCCCAAAAAAGGAGATGTATAGCCACACCCCCAAAAAAAGGAGATGTATGGCCACACCCCTAAAAAAGGAGATGTATGGCCACACACACCCAAAAAAGGAGATGTATGGCCACACCCCCAAAAAAGGAGATGTATGGCCACACCCCCAAAAAAGGAGATGTATAGCcacacccccccaaaaaaggagATGTATGGCCACACACCCAAATAAAGGAGATGTATGGCCACACCCCCAAATAAAGGAGATGTATGACCACACCTCCAAAAGTAGGAGATGTATGGCCACACCCCCAAATAAAGGAGATGTATTACCACACCCCTAAAAAAGGAGATGTATGGCCACACCCCCAAAAAAGGAGATGTATGGCCACACCCCCAAATAAAGGAGATGTATGGCCACACCCCCAAATAAAGGAGATGTATGGCCACACCTGCAAAAAAGGAGATGTAAGACCACCCCCCTAAAAACCTAACTGAAGGATCTCTTTATCGTGTTCTGTTCATTAGAATCACAAACCTTCGTGTTGAATTCCTCCTCAGActccagaagaagattaaaACAACGATATTCAGCTTTGCTAACGTCTCAAATCCTCCGAAGTCTCATGAGAACTCGAGGTTGCAGCGTGGAATATGTGACGTCTGTTCACTGTCGGattcaaaggaagttttttGAGAAGAACAGGGCGGGTTATCCTTTTGAAGTTCCTCcacttctttctgttttattttctggtggtttgttttttttagatttcagACGTGTTTTCTTGGGTTAGACTTTAAATCGGTTGGTTGAGGCTGGACGAGgggtttgaatttattttattttggagggaTTCTGTCTGCGTGAAATCTGTCTGAAATTGCACTCAAAATAAAGTTTGTCAAATTTGGTTTAAATGGTTGAagaagtgtgttttattttagtatcattaaagattgtttttcttctttgcacaAATTCATTCCTAACCTGGAGGCTTCAATGTGCCTCAAAACTCACTCAAATTCAGGCATGGTGAAAACTAAATCCCCTCCACCTCTttaacatacatgcatgaacattttttaacataacAGCGTGCCAACACCTACAACAAAACAGGGAAACCAAACAGGAAGTCCAGATATTGGAGATTCATGTTCTTGACACTTTaatatgaaagtgaaagttaaacagCAGAGAGGTGTGTCAGACCTTCTGATACACTCAGTGGACCTGTTATCAGTAACCTGAAGCTCCTTTTACTCCGTGTTGAATCACTCatgtatttatcatttatatgtATGCAGGTTACTATTTATGACTtataataaattatatatacGATGCTAAAAGTTACaataaatctcagaattctgactcaaacaaaaaatctacaaacataaaataaagtcaaaaagatCTGAACGAATGTGAACAGAAGTTTTCACTTTCAGACACTTTTTGTCAACTGGTATAATAATATGACGTTACACTGAAGCTTTTTACCTGGAGCACAAGGGACAGGTATCAACGTCTCTGCAGGGTGAACTCAAAGGTACAGAAAAACCTGAAGAGGGATTAAGGGGGGTAATCTGGTGGTGGTCTGGGTTCATTCGTCTCCTCCAAACTCTGTTTCCTCACCTGAAGCTCTTTACATGCATCAGGTGTAGTTCCACACAGAGCCACTAGGTGTCAATGAAGCTCCACTAGTCAGATCTACAGCAGCAGTTAAGCCTTTATAAGAAAACAAAGTATTCACAAAATCAAATTACAAATTACTGACAAATAATGCCGAGTaatgtatgtggggcgcttagaccgctaggccaccagcgccccaacaagttggctttttaaataatattcatgtataattaaaaataaagaaaatacagaaaaatgctattttattattatttttattaatattttttgtatttatttatttattttattatcattatttcattattatattattattttttgttctattttctttttgttggtttttgtataacttatatataatttgtcaacttgtggtgaacaaagaaatattgaaaaaaatgcaataaaaagttgaatgacaaaaaaataaaggagagaTTAAGAgcctgaaaaaaaagagagaaagaaagccagattagtttactttaaaaacaaccagagaGTACATAAAGGACAGGTTAGATATTAAAGAGGGGGCAGTTGAAAAATATTGATtagttaaaataaagtaaatacaattaaattaaattaaattaaattaaattaaattaaattaaattaaattaaattaaatgggGAAAACACATAAAGTTGTCTTTGAAAGAATATGCATGATAACAAGGCGTATataattaaagataaataaatgaatatttattaatataaaatgttatgaatatatatgtaatgtatgaatgtatgtgctttgcaataacatgtctttgttcatgccaataaagctaaatttaattgaattgaaaattgaaatGACTTCCTTTGACGCTGAACTACGGGGCGGAACCTTTGTAGTGACCGTTTCCGTTTCCAGTCGGCTGTATTAGCGGTCGGACGACATCACAATCGGCTTCTGTTAGATTTCCCCTCCTGAGATAACCCTTTAGATCCTCCCGGTTTGTTCTCCTGAGGATTCTTAAAGTTCTTCACGGAGGTCAAACAGGAACGGAGACTCGGTACCGGACAGGGACTCACGTTAACGTGAATTTAACGGTTTAGAGTCCGGACCCGGACCCGGAGTGAGGGGACCGCTACATGCTAATGCTACATGCTACGTGTACAGTGAGAGGAGGAAGCTCTAGGATCACAGACCGGGTCCAGGTTCAGAGAGAACAGGGTCCAGAGATGGGTTTTAAGGCCTTATTTTACAGAGAGTCCTCCTCCGAGCTGTGGATCTGACGGGTCAGGGTCTACCTGAGGAGGATTAGTTAGCATGGAGGACTCTGTGGTCTCTGTGAACACATGATGGAGACAGATTAAAGCTGTCCTGAGTTTTCTCTTGGAGAAGTTTGAGTTTGTGTTGAAGTGATATTAAGAAGTTCAGAGGTTCAGACATGATGTACTCATCCAGGAGGAAACCTGTCCTTTACTTCAAAGAGGAGAGAAGGTGAGATGAAGATTTACTCCTCTTTAAAACATTCACAGTAACAGACACTGACTCTCTCTGTGACCCTTTAAGACATGAAACCTTTAAAGTTCCTGGTCCAGAAGAGAAGTGAGTAGAACCTGATGATTCAATCAGAGGTTTCCAAACTGTGGTCCGGGGTCGTGATCAGGTCGTTCAGGTACTTTAGGTCCTGATTGATTGAGTGGATTAAATGTGAAGAGATCAAAACTTTAGAGAAGGAAGAGGATCACTGAAAACCTTTAatgagagcaggagagaaaaacaacctCTGAGGtgtatttgtgggtttttttgttaGAACTCTGAGACACAATAGTAaaagtaatagtaatagtttgtgaagaaaatttaaaaaaaaagttatcctcaaaattaaactttttatttgtgtccctaaaattaattattttttattgtgtttactaATATAttcagtattctgacttttttttcctttctcagAATGctgacattttctgtttttactaaaaataataagactTTTCCCTTTCCCTTGAAAAACGaatttaaagtgtatttttttaaattcaatttggagtttctttttctcagaattttaacttttatatttttccCTGGAAttcagaaatgttattttttccatCACTTTTTTGAACatctttacattaaaaatctgactttttatttgttttcctcaaaattctacttttttaatttttcctcaaaattcagactttttcgCTTTTTAACTTAGAATTTggttcctcctttttttttcttttttttttacatacaatTCTAACCTTTTATTCTTTccctcaaaattctgacttttaatttattttccttttaattcttttttttttaaatttagtttcctcaaaattctgactttttctgttttttcctcaaaattctgaatttaatctcagaattaaaattaaaaaaaatcattttaagactgcatatacattttgtttaattttggagatttaatattttattttctcaaaattttgatttttttttttaaaattctcagaattctaactttctccttttttccatCAAACTTCAGACTTTCAGAGCggtaaacatttcaaaccatacacACACTTCACTAGTCATTTAAAAAAGCTCAAACATGATCTGAAGATTCTTCTGTATCAGAATCATAGAGGAATCAAAATGACCTTCTTATCTTTCAGTATCAATAACCAACATTTTAAATCTCTGTCGACTTCCTGTTTTCACAGTTTGGAAACGTCTGAGTGTGACTGCCTGTTTTTCAGTTCCTTCATTTCTGGCTGTTTGTTGCAGAAGAAGGTAGCTGTTTTTCCagcgcaggaactttacccctgaactacgtgcgtttcgagcagaggaaccagggtctaaattcagctcaggggtagataatctgccccctgaaaagcccctgctaggggggaattcctttcaaaggtcctgggactttctgttgaacgtgtcagtgtttgtggagtttacacagttattgaaacacagagggagttcctgagaataaaaactagtttagtttttattaagatttcaaaatatttgatataatcttttcctccatacgtcactggcctgatttacacaatctacccgggactttagtctgcggtcgaaacgcagacaacaatgggggaccaggaaccttttagttcaggggaaagtagttctgggggctaaaagaccccggaactcttggtccaaatgcaccttatgaTTCTAGAATTCTCTTTAAAGAAATCTACAAACATAAAAGTAAAATCACAAAGACAAGAACGAATTCAAACACAAGTGTGTTTCGCTTGCTTCCCTTCCTGAATGCacagatgtgagtgtgtgtgtgtgtgtgtgtgtgtgtgtgtgtgtgtgtgtgtgtgtgtgtgtgtgtgtgtgtgtgtgtgtgtgtgtgtgtcattaatACCTGATGAATGTCACTTTAACACACTAACACTGTCAGCGGTGATGAGGGTGATACAATTTGAATTTTTCCCTCTTCAGGTCGAGTCAGGACTTTTTTTAACAGAATCAGCTGttcaagtttatttttgtttgaataaaaaaaaatcaatattattATGAAATTTTTATTATtccaaaaaagtatttttttattttaaaatcagtgaaataaatgcatgacataaaaataaaaaa is a genomic window of Notolabrus celidotus isolate fNotCel1 chromosome 8, fNotCel1.pri, whole genome shotgun sequence containing:
- the tmed9 gene encoding transmembrane emp24 domain-containing protein 9, giving the protein MASVRMKSCVLSLFLLNLLYSVGSSLYFHIGETEKKCFIEEIPDETMIIGNYRTQLYDKQREEYLPATQGLGMFVEVRDPDDKVILSRQYGSEGRFTFTSHTPGEHQICLHSNSSKFSLFAGGMLRVHLDIQVGEHANNYAEIAAKDKLTELQLRVRQLVEQVDQIQKEQNYQRYREERFRQTSESTNQRVLWWSIVQTLILVAIGIWQMRHLKSFFEAKKLV